The Fulvia fulva chromosome 13, complete sequence genome window below encodes:
- a CDS encoding putative metal-nicotianamine transporter: MANVNEIVERQIQPMGNINPDVPPLTEKQNVFNVHHAPEDSTTHGTPEYTGDGSAKEFEKTATYVGEMEETDLKEGLEEELEQDPFKPFDNLPEERQSIVTIRAMLIGVVCGALVNASNVYLGLKTGWTFGASLFGAIIGFAVLKPLGRALPANFPILGGDFGPRENNIVQTAATAAGGLSSVFISGIPALYQLGLLNTPREDFPRLITLTIVGGYFGFLMSTPLRKFFIIYVARELKLIFPTPSATAMTIRAMHLAAGGEAIAKMKMRALSIAFSAALVLRVVSQYAIGILWDWHIFTWFFIWGNYNNAAINVENWGWMIEWTPAFIGAGMLVGLNTAISFYAGSILAWGIIGPSLVNQGAAFGMALVPDDPHWGGYVSFASLGTAASTKDTPSPRFWLLWPGVLLMIVVSFVELGLQYKVFFYVSKAIYRASCAGIAAGMKKMGKRSEKLERKGAQTESVLVEDSARDDELVKWYMWLPAIVVVIILTCVVMGVQFEMPVGMSLLSIFLAFFFSLLAVQCAGVTDITPLTAASKASQIVLGGATKGEHWQVEHAQRLNLLGGSLASIGANQASDLVGDFRVGFLLRTSPKQQWIAQGLGTIVACFLAPALFMLFAKAYPCILDINAEVCPFSAPSVSAWRAVAVAMTDPEFPVPTSSGIFAICFSIFGAAMIFVRHYAYRGTWEKYRVYHPNMMCIGLAFVLPQTYYGLAMIIGALPCFYWAKKNPKSFDIYGYAIAAGLIAGEGIGGVINAVFQVAGIAGPSPYGTNVACPANSC, translated from the exons ATGGCGAACGTCAACGAGATTGTGGAGCGTCAGATCCAGCCCATG GGCAACATCAACCCGGATGTGCCGCCATTGACCGAGAAGCAGAATGTCTTCAATGTACACCATGCCCCGGAAGACAGCACCACGCATGGCACTCCAGAGTACACCGGCGATGGCTCTGCGAAGGAATTCGAGAAGACTGCCACGTATGTCGGCGAAATGGAGGAGACCGACCTCAAAGAAGGTCTCGAAGAGGAGCTGGAACAGGATCCCTTCAAGCCCTTTGACAACCTACCGGAAGAGCGACAGTCGATTGTCACCATCCGAGCCATGTTGATCGGTGTTGTCTGCGGTGCGCTGGTGAATGCTTCCAACGTCTACCTTGGTCTCAAGACTGGTTGGACTTTCGGTGCTTCGCTGTTCGGTGCCATCATCGGTTTCGCTGTACTCAAGCCACTAGGCAGAGCACTTCCAGCCAACTTTCCTATCCTTGGAGGCGACTTTGGTCCTCGCGAGAACAACATCGTCCAGACTGCAGCCACTGCCGCCGGTGGCCTGTCGAGTGTGTTCATCTCCGGTATTCCAGCACTCTACCAATTGGGACTTCTCAACACACCAAGGGAAGACTTCCCACGTCTCATCACCTTGACCATCGTCGGTGGCTACTTCGGTTTCCTGATGTCGACACCACTGCGAAAGTTCTTCATCATCTACGTCGCACGCGAGCTGAAGTTGATATTCCCAACTCCTTCCGCGACTGCAATGACCATCCGTGCCATGCACTTGGCAGCTGGTGGTGAGGCGATCGCAAAGATGAAGATGCGAGCTCTCAGCATTGCATTCTCTGCTGCACTCGTGCTCCGTGTCGTGTCCCAGTATGCCATCGGCATCCTGTGGGATTGGCACATCTTCACCTGGTTCTTCATCTGGGGCAACTACAACAACGCCGCCATCAACGTCGAGAACTGGGGCTGGATGATCGAGTGGACTCCAGCTTTCATCGGGGCTGGCATGCTTGTCGGTCTTAACACTGCCATCTCCTTCTACGCTGGCTCCATCTTGGCCTGGGGCATCATCGGTCCATCTCTCGTCAACCAGGGCGCAGCATTCGGCATGGCACTGGTTCCAGATGACCCACACTGGGGCGGCTACGTCTCATTCGCATCGCTCGGCACGGCAGCCTCCACGAAGGACACTCCTAGCCCACGTTTCTGGCTGCTATGGCCGGGTGTCCTGCTCATGATTGTCGTCTCGTTCGTCGAGCTTGGCCTGCAGTACAAGGTCTTCTTCTACGTCTCCAAGGCCATCTACCGCGCATCATGTGCTGGTATCGCCGCAGGCATGAAGAAGATGGGCAAGCGATCCGAGAAGCTCGAGCGCAAGGGTGCCCAGACCGAGTCCGTTCTCGTCGAGGACTCTGCTCGCGACGACGAGCTCGTCAAGTGGTACATGTGGCTCCCAGCCATCGTCGTCGTCATCATCCTTACCTGCGTCGTCATGGGTGTCCAGTTCGAAATGCCAGTCGGCATGAGTCTGCTGTCCATCTTCCtggccttcttcttctccctGCTGGCCGTGCAATGCGCTGGTGTCACCGACATCACACCACTCACCGCTGCATCCAAGGCATCTCAGATCGTCCTCGGTGGCGCGACCAAGGGTGAGCACTGGCAAGTCGAGCACGCACAGCGTCTCAACTTGCTCGGTGGCTCTCTCGCCTCCATTGGTGCCAACCAGGCCTCCGATCTAGTCGGCGACTTCCGTGTCGGTTTCCTCCTCCGAACTTCGCCAAAGCAGCAATGGATCGCACAAGGTCTCGGAACGATCGTGGCTTGCTTCTTGGCTCCAGCGCTCTTCATGCTCTTCGCCAAGGCGTACCCATGTATCCTCGACATCAACGCTGAGGTCTGCCCATTCAGCGCACCATCCGTCTCTGCGTGGCGTGCTGTTGCTGTCGCCATGACCGATCCAGAGTTCCCGGTCCCTACCAGCTCTGGAATCTTCGCCATTTGCTTCTCGATCTTTGGTGCTGCTATGATTTTCGTCAGGCATTATGCGTACCGCGGCACTTGGGAGAAGTACCGCGTGTACCACCCCAACATGATGTGCATTGGTCTTGCATTCGTGCTGCCACAGACCTACTACGGCCTTGCTATGATCATCGGTGCA TTGCCATGTTTTTACTGGGCGAAGAAGAACCCCAAATCTTTCGACATCTACGGCTACGCCATCGCCGCCGGTCTCATCGCAGGCGAGGGTATCGGCGGTGTCATCAACGCCGTCTTCCAGGTGGCAGGTATCGCCGGTCCATCGCCGTACGGCACAAACGTTGCGTGCCCAGCGAACTCTTGCTAG